A window of the Trichoderma asperellum chromosome 6, complete sequence genome harbors these coding sequences:
- a CDS encoding uncharacterized protein (EggNog:ENOG41), with protein sequence MSDLMTGGLTATSNGAALGPGRMPAAAPAPTSSPSGIRGPRMIMQERAAREARQRAEAQQRAEIEQQALKKSRAEQEARVQQETERRSTERRAAGVAAGQGITAEAQQSTNPSHLGQAAMDPLQHPRGTTTSAQVLPTQQLPPQQQQQQQRPVPLSNPQQQHTPPQAFPAGNLPSQQPTSGALPGDTANDPTKPRNSFPHAFERWETLSAHWEGLTSYWIRKLEQNKDDINRDPMSQQLARQVTDLSAAGANLFHAVVELQRLRASSERKFQRWFFETRSELERAHEVNAMLEAALEKERREREQAIREAVDHERGVSKTQKQLVEMRKELSISKEEARRAWEELGRREQEERDRTLSLQSGHPTVVGGVQVVPMTQGGGPSRHSSTREQASYQSDYQRPSYSIEQGTPGRGQSAPGSSGSGQGQYQSGHQEDPSRRTGAGSEGGYSEEDYDTPATTNPSGQNMPSSTSAPQGQWTGAYSNPQDYSGQGYGNAGWETVPRHHHPTRLSDVIEEDDERSRTTSHSRI encoded by the exons ATGTCCGACTTAATGACCGGTGGCCTTACTGCCACGTCCAATGGCGCTGCCCTTGGTCCTGGTCGAATgccggctgctgctcccgcGCCGACAAGCTCTCCATCGGGAATTAGAGGTCCTAGGATGATCATGCAGGAACGTGCAGCTAGAGAAGCGCGCCAGAGGGCTGAAGCTCAGCAGAGAGCCGAAATTGAGCAGCAAGCTTTGAAGAAGAGTCGCGCCGAACAGGAGGCGCGAGTGCAGCAGGAGACAGAGCGTCGCTCCACAGAGCGGCGCGCTGCTGGCGTTGCCGCTGGCCAAGGCATTACTGCCGAAGCTCAGCAATCTACTAACCCTTCACACCTGGGCCAAGCTGCTATGGACCCGTTACAGCACCCACGCGGCACAACCACATCCGCCCAGGTTTTACCAACTCAACAGCTGCCtccacaacagcaacagcaacagcagcgccCCGTCCCATTATCTAACCCCCAGCAACAGCATACTCCTCCACAGGCTTTCCCCGCCGGAAATTTACCATCGCAGCAGCCTACTTCTGGAGCACTTCCTGGCGATACAGCAAACGATCCTACCAAGCCGCGCAACTCGTTTCCCCATGCGTTTGAGCGGTGGGAAACGCTGTCTGCTCACTGGGAGGGATTGACGAGCTACTGGATCCGTAAGCTGGAGCAAAATAAGGATGATATAAATCGCGATCCAATGAGCCAACAGCTGGCACGACAGGTTACGGATTTGTCGGCGGCGGGCGCCAACTTGTTCCATGCGGTAGTTGAACTTCAGCGTCTGCGGGCCAGCTCCGAACGAAAGTTTCAGAGGTGGTTCTTTGAAACTAGGTCCGAGTTGGAGCGCGCCCATGAGGTGAATGCTATGTTGGAGGCGGCTCtcgagaaagaaaggagggAGCGCGAACAGGCGATCCGTGAGGCCGTCGATCATGAGCGTGGAGTGTCCAAGACTCAGAAGCAACTCGTGGAGATGAGAAAAGAACTTTCCATCTCGAAGGAAGAAGCCCGCCGGGCATGGGAAGAACTTGGGCGTCGTGAGCAGGAAGAGCGCGATAGGACTCTATCTCTTCAGTCAGGACACCCCACGGTTGTGGGAGGAGTTCAGGTAGTACCAATGACCCAGGGTGGCGGCCCAAGCAGACATAGCAGCACCAGGGAGCAGGCAAGCTATCAATCCGATTACCAAAGACCATCATACTCCATTGAGCAGGGCACTCCGGGCCGAGGCCAATCCGCACCAGGAAGTAGCGGTTCCGGACAAGGACAATACCAATCTGGCCACCAGGAAGATCCGAGCCGTCGCACAGGCGCTGGCTCCGAGGGCGGTTACAGCGAAG AAGACTACGACACCCCGGCGACCACAAACCCCAGCGGCCAGAAtatgccatcatcaacctcTGCCCCTCAAGGCCAGTGGACCGGCGCCTATTCAAACCCCCAGGACTATTCCGGCCAGGGCTATGGGAATGCTGGGTGGGAGACGGTGCCACGGCACCATCACCCGACTCGGCTGAGCGACGTTattgaggaagatgatgagaggaGTCGAACGACTAGCCACAGTCGAATTTAG
- a CDS encoding uncharacterized protein (EggNog:ENOG41), producing MATSISEAQAELINSLAPDDIPHKLRCANCSKLAVNALRLPCCEQAICETCHSNLPQSCPVCEHSPLSAADCSPNKSLRTTIRVFLRTAEKKREASRSKESNDTTPITPVDAPKPSLPDVSAPVAESAEKTADASGDVPVEDAAPQSADEPASGHEENKQQEVSLDGTEEPRKESTDVIEAQEAKDPIVEGDDAANNQEQDAAEGDDENAEQAGEGQEQFNDAANGGFQQNMMFPGGGDFNQMQMMMAMQNGMGPNSFGGFPMMGMPGMGMDPMMQNMYMNGGFQGMGMNGMGGFEGGFGQGSNDNWNGAQSWNFDQNNYNQNGQGMGTGDFGNFNSGIQTGYNQGNYGHFNDYRRNNYGRGRGRGRGFYGGYGRGGYHQYGGAMTNYHDQGHYSQYNQGQGAAGFQSQGDLGHQATPMAAGAQLDENGNEIASQAKTSDGEGGGNVDGAKQDPSESASRENLGNEASSGGVPRPTTMAQPDGSSMQNRNGVAAIRSILTAPDAPINAPKGPKAMRQGLPNTSLLNLRARGFQIEDSGLPVQKPVAITSQPPQAPPLSNPATQPGSRSSTPNPDKVRDRDAHRDRSKERPKDHDKRERGVASEESHIAQERDRDRDRVDRDRGKELERSGSRVSSRSRSIDRSSRSPSRSRGHRSSHRRQRRQRSESVDADDKDDSYRRKKHRSSRRHYYDDDDDQPSQRSKDDKAAERSRSGSPDDGKRSSYRSRKDKDKDRDYERRKDKYRAEEDDDRQRSNHRSSHRDRGDYEHSSRRYDKERERDKDSSSSRKEKDRKDRYRDRDRDRERDRDRDRDRDRDREYSSRHGSSSRKHSVDGTAASSGGDKGFDPPTGPRGFDIKGGSRGTGAASAPQKDAHTLEREARNRERLLKEAQRMAGLAGLAGSKRSRDDADDGGRKGRRSRRNDVVDGDSEERMRRLEAEREGGRWG from the exons ATGGCCACGTCCATTTCAGAGGCTCAGGCTGAGCTGATCAA CTCGTTGGCTCCCGACGATATCCCACACAAACTGCGATGCGCCAACTGCAGCAAACTGGCAGTCAACGCCTTAAGGCTGCCATGCTGCGAACAAGCCATCTGCGAAACAT GCCACTCGAATCTCCCTCAGTCGTGCCCCGTTTGTGAACATTCTCCGTTATCTGCCGCGGACTGCAGCCCCAACAAATCTCTGCGAACTACCATCAGAGTGTTTTTGCGCacggcggagaagaagagagaggcgtCCCGATCCAAAGAATCTAATGATACCACGCCCATCACACCGGTTGATGCGCCGAAACCATCGCTACCCGATGTGAGCGCTCCTGTAGCAGAGTCGGCAGAGAAAACGGCAGACGCGAGTGGAGATGTGCCAGTCGAAGATGCGGCGCCGCAGAGCGCTGATGAGCCGGCTTCTGGCCACGAAGAGAACAAGCAG CAGGAGGTGTCATTAGACGGCACGGAAGAACCGCGAAAGGAATCGACCGACGTCATCGAGGCTCAGGAAGCCAAAGATCCGATTGTCGAGGGCGATGACGCAGCCAATAATCAAGAGCAAGACGCTGCTGAAGGAGACGATGAGAACGCTGAACAAGCTGGCGAAGGCCAAGAGCAATTTAACGATGCCGCAAATGGTGGATTTCAACAAAATATGATGTTCCCTGGGGGCGGCGACTTCAACCAGATGCaaatgatgatggcaatgcAGAATGGGATGGGACCAAATTCATTTGGTGGGTTTCCAATGATGG GCATGCCGGGGATGGGCATGGACCCGATGATGCAGAACATGTACATGAACGGAGGCTTTCAAGGCATGGGCATGAACGGCATGGGGGGCTTTGAAGGAGGATTTGGACAAGGCTCCAATGATAACTGGAACGGTGCACAATCATGGAATTTCGACCAAAATAATTACAATCAAAATGGCCAAGGCATGGGCACTGGTGACTTTGGCAATTTTAACTCAGGAATCCAGACAGGATACAATCAAGGTAATTATGGCCATTTCAATGATTATCGTCGCAACAACTACggccgtggccgtggccgcGGCCGCGGATTCTATGGGGGGTATGGCCGAGGGGGCTACCACCAGTATGGCGGTGCTATGACAAATTATCATGACCAAGGCCACTATTCCCAGTACAACCAAGGACAAGGGGCAGCCGGCTTCCAGAGCCAGGGTGATCTTGGACATCAAGCAACACCCATGGCGGCAGGTGCTCAACTTGACGAGAATGGCAACGAAATTGCGAGCCAAGCCAAGACATCAGACGGCGAAGGCGGTGGTAACGTTGATGGCGCCAAACAGGATCCTTCCGAGTCTGCATCTCGTGAAAACTTAGGCAATGAAGCGTCATCTGGAGGTGTTCCGCGCCCGACAACCATGGCTCAACCAGATGGATCTAGTATGCAGAACCGAAATGGCGTAGCTGCCATCCGCTCCATTTTGACAGCCCCAGATGCACCAATCAACGCCCCCAAGGGCCCTAAAGCTATGCGCCAGGGCCTTCCTAATACTAGTCTACTGAATCTGCGAGCCAGAGGTTTCCAGATTGAAGATAGTGGTTTGCCAGTACAAAAACCTGTTGCTATTACATCTCAGCCGCCACAGGCGCCGCCGCTATCGAATCCAGCTACTCAGCCAGGCTCTAGAAGTAGTACTCCTAACCCTGACAAAGTGCGAGATCGTGATGCCCATCGTGATCGCAGCAAGGAGCGGCCCAAGGATCACGATAAGCGTGAAAGAGGAGTGGCGTCTGAAGAGTCCCATATCGCGCAAGAGAGAGACCGAGACAGAGACCGAGTAGATCGCGATCGCGGCAAAGAGCTAGAGCGTTCCGGCTCCAGAGTTAGTAGTAGAAGCCGAAGTATAgatcgcagcagccgcagtccGAGCCGCAGCCGTGGTCATAGGAGCTCCCACAGACGGCAACGGCGGCAACGCTCCGAGTCTGTAGACGCGGATGATAAAGATGACTCTTACCGCCGGAAAAAACACCGGAGCAGTAGAAGGCATTActacgacgatgacgatgaccaGCCGTCTCAGCGGTCCAAGGATGATAAGGCGGCTGAAAGGTCAAGGTCAGGCTCCCCAGATGATGGTAAACGTTCAAGCTATCGCAGCCGTAAAGACAAGGACAAAGACCGAGACTACGAACGGCGTAAAGACAAGTAccgagcagaagaagacgacgaccgCCAGAGATCGAACCATCGCTCTTCCCACCGTGACCGAGGAGATTATGAGCACTCCTCTAGACGTTACgacaaggagagagagcgtgATAaggatagcagcagcagtcggaaagaaaaagaccgCAAAGATCGATATCGAGACCGAGACCGAGACCGTGAACGCGACCGCGACCGCGATCGGGATCGGGATCGTGATAGGGAGTACAGCAGTAGgcacggcagcagcagcaggaagcaCTCCGTCGATGGCACTGCCGCCTCGAGTGGTGGCGACAAGGGATTTGATCCGCCTACGGGTCCGCGTGGATTTGACATCAAAGGAGGCTCTCGCGGTACTGGGGCGGCCTCAGCGCCACAGAAAGATGCACATACTCTGGAACGGGAAGCGCGAAACCGTGAGCGTTTGCTTAAAGAAGCCCAGCGCATGGCTGGCCTCGCTGGCTTAGCGGGCTCAAAACGCAGTCGAgatgatgccgatgatggcggccGCAAGGGGCGACGCAGTCGGCGGAACGACGTTGTTGATGGTGATAGCGAAGAACGCATGCGAAGGTTGGAggctgagagagagggaggacGATGGGGTTAG
- the VPS21 gene encoding Vacuolar protein sorting-associated protein 21: protein MAEAPKPSSSVKLVLLGEAAVGKSSLVLRFVNNDFQENKEPTIGAAFLTQKCNLPTRTIKFEIWDTAGQERFASLAPMYYRNAQAALVVYDITKPTSLVKARHWVAELQRQASPGIVIALVGNKLDLAGESQSTSDEGEGEDGGDARKVSTEEAQAYAEEESLLFFETSAKTGHNVTEVFTAIANAIPETSLKSARGSGAAGTANRAGEEQRVNLSGPRDAGAKDGCAC, encoded by the exons ATGGCGGAAGCTcccaagcccagcagcagcgtcaagctGGTGCTCCTCGGCGAAGCCGCAGTCGGAAAG TCATCTCTGGTCTTGCGATTCGTCAACAACGACTTCCAGGAAAACAAAGAGCCAACCATTGGTG CGGCGTTTCTGACGCAAAAATGCAATCTCCCCACCCGGACTATCAAGTTTGAGATCTGGGATACCGCCGGTCAAGAGCGGTTTGCATCTCTGGCCCCCATGTACTATCGAAATGCCCAAGCTGCCCTTGTCGTTTACGACATCACCAAGCCTACATCGCTCGTCAAGGCCAGACACTGGGTCGCTGAGCTCCAACGACAAGCTTCACccggcatcgtcatcgccctAGTGGGAAATAAGCTAGATTTGGCTGGCGAATCGCAGAGCACAAGCGACGAAGGCGAGGGCgaagacggcggcgatgCCCGCAAGGTGTCAACAGAAGAGGCTCAGGCatatgctgaagaagaaagcctGTTATTTTTTGAGACAAGTGCCAAGACCGGCCACAATGTCACCGAAGTTTTTACAGCCATTGCAAATGCGATCCCGGAGACGTCCCTGAAGAGTGCCAGAGGTTCCGGCGCAGCAGGCACGGCCAACAGGGCCGGAGAGGAGCAGAGAGTGAATTTATCAGGACCCCGGGATGCGGGTGCAAAGGACGGGTGTGCCTGTTAG
- a CDS encoding uncharacterized protein (BUSCO:EOG092D39KW): MAGPISETAASKSKPSNPNKRKLLDDSDSDSDDAGATIGGSGFKVNEEYARRFEHNKKREEKHRLEEKLKREGDDEDSSSSDEDEDEDGFLATEDLDAQISATLQAIRNKDPRVYDKETTFYAPDDENADGEDKEKKQKPVFLRDYQREKILRGDVGASDDEEDAPKTYQQEQDAIKKSLLSEIDAAKDEEDSDDEEDDDGFMKRKAPAQTDKNGLHPSRAKAVKLSEVDVDNADRDPETFLSNFMAARAWVADEGSRWEAFESDDGEEDNRADEFEEAYNLRFENPEKSNEVLKSYARDFAAARSVRREEKTGRKRQRELEREKKEAEKAQRREDKARLRNLKLEETEGKLRKIKQAAGAFGKELTDEQWMKFLDDAWENDKWEDEMKKWFDEGYYAINEANVASDDDEMDVDGEGSSDKKSKKKKPKKPTWDDDIDIKDLIPDFEDDEAKPNITLTDDEAQDDDDDDEEPSAKKLKSSDHKKARQETQKKARQERTKLEALVDAKMNLTDHDILKGNSSSSVGGFRYRETSPQSFGMTARDILLAPSDKVLNEYAGLKKLATFRDAEKKRKDRKHLGKKARLRQWRRDVFGGEFENTGPTYGFERVVATTEEDGDDVRDKKRSLKKKDKAASKAKDGEEASNIIGDVDGTRKKRKRSKGKKAAKE; this comes from the exons ATGGCTGGACCGATATCCGAAACGGCGGCTTCAAAGAGCAAGCCGTCTAATCCCAATAAGCGAAAGCTGCTCGACGATAGCGACTCAGACTCAGATGATGCGGGAGCAACAATTGGAGGCTCTGGCTTCAAGGTGAATGAGGAATATGCGCGCCGTTTTGAACATAACAAGAAACGAGAGGAAAAACACAGAC tggaggagaagctcaagagagaaggcgacgatgaggattcttcttcttccgatgaggacgaggacgaagatggcTTCCTTGCAACGGAAGACCTCGACGCGCAAATCTCTGCTACACTACAGGCAATTCGAAACAAAGATCCCCGCGTCTACGACAAGGAGACCACTTTCTATGCCCCAGACGACGAAAACGCCGATGGTgaagacaaggagaagaaacagaaaccaGTTTTCCTCCGCGATTATCAACGAGAGAAAATTTTAAGGGGAGATGTCGGCGCTtcagacgacgaagaggacgCTCCGAAAACATaccagcaagagcaagacgcAATCAAAAAGTCACTGCTCTCCGAGATTGACGCTGccaaggatgaagaagactcggatgatgaggaggacgacgacggaTTCATGAAGCGAAAAGCACCAGCACAGACAGATAAAAACGGCTTACATCCATCCAGAGCAAAGGCCGTAAAGCTTTCAGAGGTGGATGTGGACAATGCAGACAGAGATCCAGAAACGTTCTTGTCAAACTTTATGGCGGCGAGAGCCTGGGTGGCTGATGAAGGCTCCAGATGGGAGGCCTTTGAgtcagatgatggagaagaagacaacaGAGCAGATGAATTCGAAGAGGCCTACAATCTGCGATTCGAAAATCCCGAAAAAAGTAACGAAGTCTTGAAATCATATGCCAGAGACTTCGCGGCTGCTAGATCAGTCCGACGAGAGGAGAAAACCGGAAGAAAACGTCAGAGAGAGCTCGAgcgtgagaagaaggaggcagagaaggcgCAGCGCCGTGAAGACAAGGCCCGGTTACGAAACCTGAAGCTGGAGGAAACCGAGGGCAAGCTTCGCAAGATTAAGCAAGCAGCTGGAGCATTCGGCAAGGAGTTGACAGACGAACAATGGATGAAATTCCTTGACGACGCGTGGGAGAATGACAAGTGGGAggacgagatgaagaagtGGTTCGACGAGGGCTACTACGCCATCAACGAAGCGAACGTTGCCTCAGACGACGATGAGATGGATGTCGATGGAGAGGGCAGCAGCgacaagaagagcaaaaagaagaagcccaagaaacCCACGTGGGATGATGATATCGACATCAAGGACCTTATCCCCGATTtcgaggacgacgaggcaAAACCAAACATTACGTTAACAGACGACGAGGCacaagatgacgatgacgatgacgaagaaccCTCCGCCAAGAAACTGAAATCATCAGACCACAAGAAGGCCCGCCAGGAGACCCAAAAGAAGGCTCGCCAAGAGCGCACCAAGCTCGAAGCCCTCGTCGACGCCAAAATGAACCTCACAGACCACGACATCCTCAaaggcaacagcagcagcagcgtagGCGGCTTCCGGTACCGCGAGACCTCGCCGCAGTCCTTTGGCATGACGGCGCGCGACATTCTGCTCGCCCCGTCAGACAAGGTGCTCAACGAGTACGCCGGCCTGAAGAAGCTCGCCACGTTCCGTGAcgccgagaagaagcgcaaggACAGGAAGCACCTCGGCAAGAAGGCCCGGCTGCGCCAGTGGCGACGGGACGTGTTTGGCGGAGAGTTTGAGAATACGGGCCCGACGTACGGGTTTGAGCGGGTGGTTGCTACTACGGAGGAGGATGGCGACGACGTCAGGGATAAGAAGAGgtcgttgaagaagaaggacaaggcggcgtccaaggccaaggatggTGAGGAGGCGAGCAATATCATTGGCGATGTAGACGgaacgaggaagaagcggaagaggtcgaagggaaagaaggcggccaaggagtag